The bacterium genome segment TCTGACCCCACCATTTTTCTTTATGGCACTATGACTACTACACGGTCATAATACAGACTACCAAAATCTATCACTCCATTCATATTCATATCCACTCCAAAGTAGATAGTGTAAGTCCCTGAAGGTAGAGGTGTGTTCAAGGTATTAAATGGAGGAGTCAGGTCAAATAAAGGTCCTTGATAACTAACTGTCAGACCTGACACCCATGTATTTCCACTTACCTGATACCAATACCAGCCAAAAGGTGTATCTGCAACATGCCACCAATCTGCATTTTGACCGGCATAACTTCCTGAATTAAGTTCAATGGTGATTGATACTGGTCCTGAGGTAGTTATTGTTCCATCCGAGCCATTTGCCTTTATATCAGGGACAGGTGGTTGTATTTCCTCAACATACTCATCCGAGCCCATATCATAGGCTGGACCCTGTGGTCTTATATCACCATCGATATCATCTGGTGGTGCTCCTGTACTGGTGCCGGTATCGATACAGGGTGAATCTGGGGTTAAGTGATAATCACCAGCACCAACAAACAATGGGTCAGCATCAATGTTGCCTTCTCCTGCATAACCGCCCTGGATATCAGAGTAGGTGATGTCTATAGAGCTGTCACTTAAATAGATTTCATCTGGAGTATCACCCCATAGGATACTGTTGACAACTGTCGGCGAGACGGAGTAGCAACAAATCCCGCCGCCAGAACAATCAGCTGAATTTCCACTAATGGTGCAGTTGGTAATTGTCGGCGAGGAGTAGTAGTAGCAAAAAATCCCACCGCCATAGTCAGCTCGTCCATTCTGTATTGTGAACCCACTCAGAACCAACTTAGTTCCCTCGCTAGATTTAAAGGTTACCACACTACCACTGGTATTGCCATCAATTATGGTACTGGTTGTGCCATTTATTGACTCCACAGTGATACCTTTGCCCAGAAAATTGATGTTCTCAGTGTATGTCCCATCATCTACTAACACCCTATCTCCATTTACCGCCGCATTAATTGCAGACTGAATGGTTGTATAACTCCCTGGCACATACAAATCCGCTGCCTTTGCCTCCTGGGTTAAAAACCCTATCCCTAAAACCATCAACCTTAAAATTTTTTCATTTTTATACCTCCTGAATTTTTTTGTAAGCGGATTAAACGGATTAAACAGATTTTATTGTAAGCGGATTGAGCGGATTAAGCGGAAAAAAATAAAAAATATCCGCTCAATCTGCTAAATCCGCTTACTACTAAATCCGCTTACTAAATCCACTCGCTTACTATTTTAGTAAGGACTCTCTTACTTTCCTTACCCACTGGTCAGTTTTACCGCTAACCATTTTACAAAAAAGTTTTATTTCTTCATCCGCATCCCCCCTCTATCCCTTATCGTTACCCACATCTTTTAGTGGACAGATTAGATAGAAATTCCAAATTCCAAGCACCAAATTCCAAATAAATTCCAAATTCCAAACACCAAATCCCAAACACCAAATTCCAAAGTTTATATTACAACGATGGAAATTCATTTAGACTTTTCAATAATTGAAGAAAATTTTTTCTTCAATTCTATTGCTTCCTTGAAAAGCCTTTCTCCTTCTTGTTTAAATTTTTCATCGTTAGTTCCAATTATTAATCTTAACCAATAAGCAGATTCTTTTGATTCTTTACGACAAATCTTTATCCTCATCTTAAAATCTTTCGAGCCTAAAGACTCATTTGCCTCAATATAGTTTGCTCCAACTGAACCCGAAGCCCTAATTATTTGCTTTACATATTCGATATTAGTAATAGTTTTAGGTAGTTTCTTACAGAATAAAGCAACCTCTTGAGCAAATTGATAAGTTCTTTCTTCTAAATCATATTGTTTGGAATTTTGAATTTTGGTCATTGGAATTTATTTGTATTTTGGAATTTGTGATTTGGAATTTTGCCACTCACTCCGCTCTCCTGCAATCTCTAATCTCCCATTTATAGTTTATCCTTGATTACCTCATCTTGTTACCCAACTTGTGGGTAAGGATAAGCCTCTATCCAGTTTATTGAGAAAGCTCAAAATGTGTCGACAAAGTTGGCATAAATGTTTCATTTAATCTTTTCTATAAAGTCTTTGGCTGTTTTTAATGCTCCTTTTACCGTATCCACAGAGTGAAGAATCCCTCTATAATAGCCTGCAATATGTAATTCATCATAGATATCATCAAACTGCTTAAAGAGTTTTCCATTATGCACTGAAAGATATTTCTGGATAGCCTTTTTATATTCGTCTACTTTTTTAGGTAATTCTTTTTTTGTAAGTCCCTTTCCTAAAAGATGTTCGTCAATAGCCTTTAGAACCCCCAAATAAGCAACACCGCAGGCTGATTTTACATACTTGTCATCTGTATATCTATTCTCTTCAATTCCAGACTTACCTAATATCTCTTTTGCATTTTCTAAATATCTTAATGGTTCTTTCATCATCTTACCTCCTTAGGGTTCTGCAAAATGCCATTTTGTAACCGTTCAAGGATATAGCCACAGAGTCACAGAGGGAATATAGCAGTTATTAGTCAAAATTTTACTCAGAGTGGATAAGTAAAAAATCCCAAATCCCAAGCACCAAATCTCAAATAAGCACCAAATTCCACATACCAAAAAGCGAATTAGAGATTAGATTTTACTAATTTGCTTAATTCACTAATTCACTAAATGGAATTTGAAATTTGTGATTTGGAATTTCAGAGCCATATCTCTGTCAAATTTCGATTAATAAGTGCTATAATTCGTGTCCATTTGTGGCTAATTTTCCTGATTCTCTGTGAACTCTGTGCCTCTGTGGCTGAACGCTTACTAATTTTTTATCTCCCCCGCTGGAGTTTTTCAATCTTCATTTCCAAACATCCCCATCTTTTTCCGATATTCTATAATTATTGAAATTATTGTCTCAATATTTTCTTTCACGATATATTTGGTTCCGGAGATAAGGGTTATCGTGGTATCAGGGTTAGCTTCCATATTTTCGATTTGATGTGGGTTAAGGAAAAATTCACGACCATTAAGTCGAGTTAGTTTAATCATTTATCACCATTAAAAAGGCACAGTGCCAGGTGAAAGAATATATTCCTCTCTGTGCAATTTGTGGATTATTTGACTTGCCCAGTTTGAATTATTTCCTTCCACCTGACCTATGCCTATGCCTATGTGACTCTGGTCACCTTCCTAAAATTTCATTCTTTATCTAAAAGTGTAACCTTTAACTGGCGGAAAACTGTGAAAAATAGTAAGCGTTCAGGTGGTGTAACAAAAGGAGATGTGGAGATTAAGGAGATAGGGAGATATTATTAAAAAAATTGAAATTAGTAGAAACTAATAGAAATTTATGGAAATTTGTTGTTTTCCACAATCAATTTCTACCTATTTTTGCTTCGCAACATTCTTCGAATTCAATAAATTTCAATCTCTTTCTATTATCTTATCTCCATATCACTCTTATCTCCTTATCCCCTTTCTTACACTTTTGATATATAGCCTGAACGGTTACGAAAAATATAGGATGTGTCCCTACTTTCTATTATAGTCTCTTCATCGCGATAATATCAATAAACATCTGGTCTGCGGTAGTTACGGTTCTTGAATTAGCCTGGAAGGCGCGCTGGGCAATAATCATATCAGCAAATTCTTGAACTAAGTCAACATTTGATTTCTCTAACTGACCTGCACTTATCGTTCCTCGTCCATCCAATCCTGGTTTACCTATGGAAGAAGTGCCAGAATTAACTGTTTCCGCAAAGGTTGTTGCATCAAGTTTTGCCAGACTAGATGGATTATCAAATTTAGCCATAGATATCTGGCCAATATCTTGCGTTTGCCCATTATCATATTCAGCAATAACTACCCCTTCTGAATTTATCTTTGTTTTTTCATCAATAAGTTTTCCTATCCTATATCCATTCTGTTCGCTTACCTTTGCTGTAGATGGGTTTGAAGAAAGTTGTGTAACTTGATTAAAGTCAGGCATAATTTTATTTGGATTTTGACCCTTTTCTGGTGGTGGTGCACCATCAGTTTCTGGTGGAGTAGGTGTTGGTGGTGGGTCAAAGTATATCCCTTTATATCTTGAACCCGGGTCTAACGGGTCAGATGGTGACTCAAATATTTGAGAATTTTCTTTATCCAGTAGACCATTACCTGTAAAGGCTAAGATACCATATCCCGCTATCTTCTCTCTTTCTACTGGATTCATTATATACCACAGCCATTTATTGTAACTTAATCGCTCAAATTGGAAATTCCCTTTATAAGGATTTCCCAGGGCGTCATAGATATCTTGCGGAGTAGTATATTGATATTCTGATTGTAGTTTTAGATTTGTGGTTACTGCCTCTCCAGAACTGGCTAATTGAGGAATAGCGTTACTTGGGTAATTCGTTTTCGTGGTATTTGGTGTAAAGGTGATATTTTCTGGTCCTTCATTTCCATTAGGGATAAAGACATCAACTGCCAGCGGGAATATCCGACGATAATCCACGGTTACTTGACCTGCACCTAATGTCCCTGGATTTCTCACCTCCCATATAGTACCCAATGGGTCTGGCATATAGTATTGTGAACCAGCATTTGGTTGTAAAAGGATACGGTCAACTCCATTAGTTCCTTTGTTATCTTCAAATATCCAATCTGTTCGTGGTATAATTCTGCCATCTACTTTTACAACTAAAGATGTATCATCTACATCTGGATTATCTAAATCAAACGAATTTAATCGGGTATAACTCACCAGGGAAGATATTACTCCTGTCACAAATATTTGGTCCCTTCCACCGGGTCCGGTGCCGTCTGAAAATACCCAGGAATTTTCACCTACAACTGAGTTGAACATGCCATCAATGATATACTTTATCACAATAGTTGATTCATCTACATCAGCATTATTCAGGGTAATAACTGACATAGATCCCCTATACATTCCTTCGTCAATCACCTGGGTCCCACGCCTTCCCAGACCTGCTTCACCTACTTCTTCATTTCTAACCACATTAGGTATGATATTTACTCTAAATAAATCATTTCCTGTCCCAAACAATCCTGTTGTTTCCCTCCATCCATCTTCTGGTCCAGGAACCTCTATTTCTAAATCCATAACAGAGTTATTATTACCTCCAACCTTTGTCCCTGTAGCAATATTGATTGCAGAAAAGAAAGGATGTAATCCTGTTTCTTCCAGTGTTATTTCATCACCCTCTTCACGACTTCTAAGGCTAAATTTATCCATATCGGCATGATAGGTTAGAACTACCCTCGCTTCACTGGCATTGATTTCATCGATTAAAGCATTTATTGTTGGATAATTAGCCGTAGTAATTGACCGCGAGATATATATTCCACTTCTCGATGTAATTTTGATTGTTCCATCTACCGTGCCTCCTTCAAATTGGTCCCAACCAGCGGCTAAGTTTAGTGTTCTATCTCCGCTTAATACCTTTGAACTACTGTAAATAACTGGAGAAGCCTCTGTATCAACATAATTATCAATTACCTGACCATTTTTATCTAATTGTAATATCCCTCGTGCCTCTACGGTTTTATTATAGTAATAGTCTGCCACGATTGTATCTGTTTCCTGAACCGGTGAATGGGGGACATCAACCCAGGCAAGCCCAGGATTTAGAATATTAGCCGCTGTCCAGAAACCATTAACATCAGTCTGGTGAATTCTGACACGAAGATTTGCCGGATTAGTATTTATCAAATAGAATCTATCCTTTTGTGGGTCATATCTAAGAATAAGCGGCATTGGTAATGGTGATGTAATACCAGTTGAGTAAGCATCATTAAAGAGATTAATAAACGATTGCACCGTGCCACTTTTATTTGAGGGATTTCCTGTAAGTCCGTCGGGCCATGCATAAGGAATATTACTATTCGATGACCAGCTGGTCCACAGACCCGGACTTACTTCCCAGGTAACAGAAACATGACTTGAAAGTGTAGGCACAGTATTGAATCCAGCTCGGACAAAAGATTGTGTTAAATCTAATGTATTTTTTACTATCTCTTCACGGCTTTGCGGATTTGCATCAGCGGATATTGTTACCCAGCTTTTACCAGGTACGGCATTCATATGAAATCCTTCTCCGGGTAATTTAGCCAGACTAAGAAATCCCGCTGAGTTGGTTTGAATCGCTGAAATTGCCTGAGTATTCGTCATAAAAAACTTATCTTCTTTAGCACTATATGATAGTTTCACAATACCATTTGTTTTGGTTTTTACAAGAGACATAAATTCTTCCACTGAGTTAAATGTGCTTAACATTGGTGATATCCACTCTCCACCCTGCCATCTAAATGTTACCTGACTGGCAAGCATTGAATTTGTCCACGGAGCACTCGCGGTACACCAATTAAACCCCGCCTCTCTAAAAGGTCTGGTAACATTTAATGTATCTGTTACCACCTCTTCACTACTACTTGCTGAATAGAAAGTAATCTGGTCATTTCCACCTACACCCTGGTTATTATGGAATTTATAGGTTGTGCCTGGTTGAACCTGACCGTTTACCTTTATTTGTAATCTTGTTGGGTCAACAGTTGAATTATGCATATTATAACCATTTCTTTTATAATCAACAGCAATTGTGGCTCCGGCTAAAGGTGCATAAGGAAAATATAGTCGGTCAACACCATTTGAAGATGCCCCAAATCTCACATCCTCACCATCATCATCAAAATAATAAATAGAGGTTTGATTTGGATCTGTACCAGTAATAACCATAGATGCCGATGACTTCCCTGCTAAAGTAACCATCATCGAACCAGTTGGTTTAGTAATGTATACTTCAAGAGCAGTCGGGTCTATATCCGGGTCACCTAAATCAAACACCTTGGTGACACTATCACCCATACCTATTACTTTTCCAATGACTTTACCGGGGTCCAGGGAATTTGGGCCTCGCAGTGGGTCACCACGTTCGAAATGATAAGCATTAGTTGTGATAAACTCAGTGGTAGTTGGGTCAACTGCCTTCCAGCGATAATAATTACGGTCTGGATGTTGCGGGTCAAGAAGATGTTCAAATTGGAGTTCCATCCTGGCATTGACATTATAGGTAAATGGTGCTTGTTCTGTGCCGCTCGTAATGAATACTTGCGTAAAGAACCCATGCCCTGGTGTATCAGCTACCTCACCTAATGATACCTGGACATCTGCATTATCTGGTGTAATAATAAATTTATCACTTTCATATTTGATGGTTACATTTGCTTGTGCCGAGATGTTGATTGCATTCATCAAGGCAGAAGGTGTTTCATATCCACCTTCTCCTCCAACTTTATATGTTACACCATTAATAATAATTTTCCCATCAGGTGTTTCATTAAATCCTGCCTGGTTCCATGGTTTTGTAATGTCTATTCCTCCCCGGTCTTTGGAAACTGGCACGACACTCGCCACACTTTTCATAAAAGATAAATTTTTAAAATCTACAGGTAATACTTGTTGAGATTTGAGGTCACCTGTAAATTTAACAGACTCAGTGGCTTTCCCGGGCATAATATCACCCTTAATTATCTTTACCCCGGTCAATTCACCAGTAGTATCGATTATAGTCCTATTAGCCGCATCTTTCAAAAGTTGTCCTGTAACAAAGTCTCTCTGGGCATTCCACCCTAAAACCTTAAATCCATTTCCTGGATTTACCAGATTTCCATCCCTATCGAAATCAAAACTTCCTGCTCTTGTATAGCGAAAGTTAGGACTCACACCGTCACTCAGAATAAAAAAGCTTTTTTCTCCATTTATGGCTAAATCAGTATTTCTCCCCGTAGGCTGTAATTGCCCTTGTGTAAATACTGTCTGGATAGTAACCAAGTTTGTGCCCAAACCAACCTGCTTTGGGAGGATACCTCCCACATCCCCACGAGGTGCTACCGCACTTTTAAGATTTTGGTTAAGAATGTCTTCAAACGACACACTCGACCTCTTAAAACCAGTAGAGTTGAT includes the following:
- a CDS encoding flagellar FlbD family protein, which produces MIKLTRLNGREFFLNPHQIENMEANPDTTITLISGTKYIVKENIETIISIIIEYRKKMGMFGNED
- a CDS encoding flagellar hook-basal body complex protein, with amino-acid sequence MIGSFFSGVSGLKSHLMWLDVIGENLANINSTGFKRSSVSFEDILNQNLKSAVAPRGDVGGILPKQVGLGTNLVTIQTVFTQGQLQPTGRNTDLAINGEKSFFILSDGVSPNFRYTRAGSFDFDRDGNLVNPGNGFKVLGWNAQRDFVTGQLLKDAANRTIIDTTGELTGVKIIKGDIMPGKATESVKFTGDLKSQQVLPVDFKNLSFMKSVASVVPVSKDRGGIDITKPWNQAGFNETPDGKIIINGVTYKVGGEGGYETPSALMNAINISAQANVTIKYESDKFIITPDNADVQVSLGEVADTPGHGFFTQVFITSGTEQAPFTYNVNARMELQFEHLLDPQHPDRNYYRWKAVDPTTTEFITTNAYHFERGDPLRGPNSLDPGKVIGKVIGMGDSVTKVFDLGDPDIDPTALEVYITKPTGSMMVTLAGKSSASMVITGTDPNQTSIYYFDDDGEDVRFGASSNGVDRLYFPYAPLAGATIAVDYKRNGYNMHNSTVDPTRLQIKVNGQVQPGTTYKFHNNQGVGGNDQITFYSASSSEEVVTDTLNVTRPFREAGFNWCTASAPWTNSMLASQVTFRWQGGEWISPMLSTFNSVEEFMSLVKTKTNGIVKLSYSAKEDKFFMTNTQAISAIQTNSAGFLSLAKLPGEGFHMNAVPGKSWVTISADANPQSREEIVKNTLDLTQSFVRAGFNTVPTLSSHVSVTWEVSPGLWTSWSSNSNIPYAWPDGLTGNPSNKSGTVQSFINLFNDAYSTGITSPLPMPLILRYDPQKDRFYLINTNPANLRVRIHQTDVNGFWTAANILNPGLAWVDVPHSPVQETDTIVADYYYNKTVEARGILQLDKNGQVIDNYVDTEASPVIYSSSKVLSGDRTLNLAAGWDQFEGGTVDGTIKITSRSGIYISRSITTANYPTINALIDEINASEARVVLTYHADMDKFSLRSREEGDEITLEETGLHPFFSAINIATGTKVGGNNNSVMDLEIEVPGPEDGWRETTGLFGTGNDLFRVNIIPNVVRNEEVGEAGLGRRGTQVIDEGMYRGSMSVITLNNADVDESTIVIKYIIDGMFNSVVGENSWVFSDGTGPGGRDQIFVTGVISSLVSYTRLNSFDLDNPDVDDTSLVVKVDGRIIPRTDWIFEDNKGTNGVDRILLQPNAGSQYYMPDPLGTIWEVRNPGTLGAGQVTVDYRRIFPLAVDVFIPNGNEGPENITFTPNTTKTNYPSNAIPQLASSGEAVTTNLKLQSEYQYTTPQDIYDALGNPYKGNFQFERLSYNKWLWYIMNPVEREKIAGYGILAFTGNGLLDKENSQIFESPSDPLDPGSRYKGIYFDPPPTPTPPETDGAPPPEKGQNPNKIMPDFNQVTQLSSNPSTAKVSEQNGYRIGKLIDEKTKINSEGVVIAEYDNGQTQDIGQISMAKFDNPSSLAKLDATTFAETVNSGTSSIGKPGLDGRGTISAGQLEKSNVDLVQEFADMIIAQRAFQANSRTVTTADQMFIDIIAMKRL
- a CDS encoding DUF5618 family protein: MMKEPLRYLENAKEILGKSGIEENRYTDDKYVKSACGVAYLGVLKAIDEHLLGKGLTKKELPKKVDEYKKAIQKYLSVHNGKLFKQFDDIYDELHIAGYYRGILHSVDTVKGALKTAKDFIEKIK
- a CDS encoding four helix bundle protein, whose amino-acid sequence is MTKIQNSKQYDLEERTYQFAQEVALFCKKLPKTITNIEYVKQIIRASGSVGANYIEANESLGSKDFKMRIKICRKESKESAYWLRLIIGTNDEKFKQEGERLFKEAIELKKKFSSIIEKSK
- a CDS encoding choice-of-anchor Q domain-containing protein is translated as MVLGIGFLTQEAKAADLYVPGSYTTIQSAINAAVNGDRVLVDDGTYTENINFLGKGITVESINGTTSTIIDGNTSGSVVTFKSSEGTKLVLSGFTIQNGRADYGGGIFCYYYSSPTITNCTISGNSADCSGGGICCYSVSPTVVNSILWGDTPDEIYLSDSSIDITYSDIQGGYAGEGNIDADPLFVGAGDYHLTPDSPCIDTGTSTGAPPDDIDGDIRPQGPAYDMGSDEYVEEIQPPVPDIKANGSDGTITTSGPVSITIELNSGSYAGQNADWWHVADTPFGWYWYQVSGNTWVSGLTVSYQGPLFDLTPPFNTLNTPLPSGTYTIYFGVDMNMNGVIDFGSLYYDRVVVIVP